In Miscanthus floridulus cultivar M001 chromosome 5, ASM1932011v1, whole genome shotgun sequence, one genomic interval encodes:
- the LOC136454606 gene encoding uncharacterized mitochondrial protein AtMg00810-like, translating to MAACFRMSDLGALSYYLGIEVRQGKEALMLGQSAYASKLLEQTGMAEYKACVTPMEEWLKLTKASTTMKVDATLYQSIVGGLHYLVHMRPNITFAVGYVSRFMEDLERITGPC from the coding sequence atggCGGCTTGTTTTCGAATGAGTGATCttggcgcgctctcctactacctcggcatcgaggtaagacaggggaaggaggcgctcatgctcggtcagagcgcatATGCCTCGAAGCTATTGGAGCAGACCGGCATGGCTGAGTACAAGgcgtgcgtgactccgatggaggagtggCTGAAGCTAACAAAGGCCAGTACTACgatgaaggtagatgcaacactctaccagagcatcgtcggtggtctgcactacctagtccacatgaggccgaacattacgttcgccgtgggctacgtcagccgcttcatggaggatctcgagaggatcactgggccatGTTGA